One Natrinema longum genomic window carries:
- a CDS encoding proteasome assembly chaperone family protein: protein MAGIRVQGPEPELEAPTLVEGFPGVGLVGKIATDHLVEQLEMRYYASVHCEGLPRIGVYRGGDRTARPPVRLYVSEAHDLLALQSDAPITSKAVESVADCLTGWIVEHGVTPIYLSGLPAERDDEDRPDLYGIATGDGGDRLDATDVPVPPEDGVITGPTGALINRAAQEDYGSLGLVVECNPQFPDPEAASVLLEDGIGSVADLEVDVQELIDRAEEIRAKREQLARQMQAIGQEESSQAQPLRMYQ from the coding sequence ATGGCAGGAATCCGCGTTCAGGGACCGGAACCGGAACTCGAAGCGCCGACGCTCGTCGAAGGGTTTCCAGGAGTCGGTCTGGTCGGCAAGATCGCGACCGACCACCTCGTCGAGCAACTCGAGATGCGCTACTACGCGAGCGTCCACTGCGAGGGGCTCCCCCGGATCGGCGTCTACCGCGGCGGCGATCGGACGGCGCGGCCGCCGGTCCGACTCTACGTCAGCGAAGCACACGACCTGCTCGCGCTCCAGAGCGACGCCCCGATCACCTCCAAGGCCGTCGAGAGCGTCGCGGACTGCCTGACCGGGTGGATCGTCGAGCACGGCGTCACGCCGATCTACCTCAGTGGGCTTCCCGCCGAGCGAGACGACGAGGACCGTCCCGACCTCTACGGCATCGCGACCGGCGACGGCGGCGACCGACTCGATGCGACCGACGTCCCGGTTCCGCCCGAGGACGGCGTCATCACGGGACCGACGGGAGCGCTCATCAACCGCGCTGCACAGGAAGACTACGGGAGTCTCGGCCTCGTCGTCGAGTGCAATCCCCAATTCCCCGACCCCGAGGCCGCGAGCGTCCTGCTCGAGGACGGCATCGGGTCGGTCGCCGATCTCGAGGTCGACGTACAGGAACTCATCGACCGCGCCGAGGAGATCCGCGCGAAACGCGAACAGCTGGCCCGGCAGATGCAGGCGATCGGCCAAGAGGAGAGTTCCCAGGCCCAGCCGCTGCGAATGTATCAGTAA
- a CDS encoding acylphosphatase — translation MSDRTRARVFVSGTVQGVYYRANTRDTAHERGIDGWVRNLEDGRVEAVFEGPADAVESMIEWCQTGSPAANVEDVQVEYEEPQGEDGFEIRY, via the coding sequence ATGAGCGATCGAACCCGCGCACGCGTCTTCGTCTCGGGGACGGTACAGGGCGTCTACTATCGCGCGAACACTCGCGACACCGCCCACGAGAGGGGTATCGACGGCTGGGTTCGGAACCTCGAGGACGGCCGCGTCGAGGCGGTCTTCGAGGGGCCGGCCGACGCCGTCGAGTCGATGATCGAGTGGTGTCAGACCGGCAGTCCGGCGGCAAACGTCGAGGACGTCCAAGTCGAGTACGAGGAGCCACAAGGCGAAGACGGGTTCGAAATCAGGTACTGA